In the Aneurinibacillus soli genome, one interval contains:
- a CDS encoding MCP four helix bundle domain-containing protein, translating to MKWTIMKKLIGGFSLVLILLVSTSVIAVTKMTGMGSKVDEINATWFPAALLVHDMKIDFINIDRLSLRLTLESKPEEKEQLVIRIQDSLEKLKKEQEQYEKDFLTDPEEKKLYDSKPVD from the coding sequence ATGAAGTGGACGATTATGAAAAAACTGATAGGCGGTTTTTCATTGGTTTTAATCCTTTTAGTTAGTACTAGTGTAATTGCTGTAACAAAAATGACAGGGATGGGGAGTAAAGTTGATGAAATTAATGCTACATGGTTCCCTGCCGCTTTGCTTGTACATGATATGAAGATTGACTTTATTAATATAGATCGTCTTTCTTTGCGATTAACGTTAGAGAGTAAGCCAGAAGAAAAAGAACAGTTAGTAATCAGAATACAGGATAGCCTTGAAAAATTAAAGAAGGAACAAGAACAGTATGAAAAGGACTTCTTGACAGATCCAGAAGAAAAAAAGTTATATGATAGCAAGCCTGTTGATTAG
- a CDS encoding IS4 family transposase, whose amino-acid sequence MKKSTTFATIVQTLLSEEEIQSVVQDVEYEEKARKFTTSTLLHYWAMAAFEEWEGFRYGADRSSSCGLPSANYSTFSKKASDVPYTVFKKLFHHLVSKCNRATRRKLAIPKKLLLVDSTTITVGKPRLPWALYHGKRAGIKLHVAFDPDQETPVHVIESIGSKHDSPFLDQLANPSFLLVADRAYEKIERFDQYLKDKQSFVIRIKENVTIDTPRSLRRCSSTASSVIKDSTCYLGTSQCRSQERHRVIFFTDDEGNEIRVVTDRRDLSAEKIAEIYKARWQIETFFRWIKQHVNVPVLFGTTKNAVYGQLYTALITYVLIKWIYEKAKPMVSRFAMLSFIQFARLLRFESLQAEWMIAIHTIISRSLLIQGSSLSKIG is encoded by the coding sequence ATGAAAAAGTCTACCACGTTCGCTACAATTGTTCAAACACTGTTATCAGAAGAGGAGATTCAATCTGTGGTACAGGACGTTGAATACGAGGAAAAAGCAAGGAAATTCACAACTTCTACGTTACTTCATTACTGGGCCATGGCCGCATTCGAAGAATGGGAAGGATTTCGTTACGGAGCGGATCGCTCATCGTCTTGCGGACTTCCGTCCGCTAACTATTCCACTTTTTCTAAAAAAGCAAGTGATGTTCCCTATACTGTATTTAAAAAGTTATTTCATCATCTTGTGTCCAAATGTAACCGTGCTACAAGACGTAAGTTAGCGATCCCCAAAAAACTTTTACTCGTTGATTCCACTACCATTACCGTAGGAAAACCACGACTTCCTTGGGCTCTTTATCATGGAAAACGGGCAGGCATCAAGCTACATGTGGCTTTTGATCCCGATCAGGAAACGCCTGTTCACGTAATCGAATCGATAGGAAGTAAACATGACAGTCCATTCTTAGATCAACTAGCGAACCCTTCTTTTCTTCTTGTTGCCGACAGAGCGTACGAAAAAATCGAACGGTTTGATCAATACCTGAAAGATAAGCAGTCTTTCGTCATTCGAATCAAAGAAAATGTCACAATCGATACACCACGATCTCTTCGACGCTGCTCCTCTACTGCATCCTCTGTAATCAAAGACAGTACGTGCTATCTCGGCACTTCTCAGTGTCGTTCTCAAGAGCGGCATCGTGTTATATTTTTTACAGATGATGAAGGGAATGAGATTCGAGTCGTAACGGATCGAAGAGACCTATCTGCCGAAAAAATTGCGGAGATTTATAAAGCCAGATGGCAAATCGAAACGTTTTTCCGCTGGATTAAGCAACACGTAAATGTACCTGTATTGTTTGGTACCACTAAAAATGCTGTATACGGTCAATTGTATACGGCTTTAATTACCTATGTTTTGATAAAGTGGATCTATGAGAAGGCGAAACCGATGGTTTCACGTTTCGCTATGCTATCTTTTATTCAGTTTGCACGTCTTTTACGGTTTGAGAGCCTTCAGGCCGAATGGATGATTGCAATTCATACAATAATAAGTCGATCTCTACTCATACAGGGGAGTAGTTTGTCTAAAATTGGTTAA